The genomic segment CCAATGATGCTTTAAACCTTTTGGTAAATTTAACGTGGCGTAACTCACCTCCTGCTGAGAGGACGTTCCCTCACCGCTGTCTTCATCCTCACCTGGACCGCCCTGAAGATGAGACACATGATTTTGTTAAATGAATTATGGAAAAAGCACCATTgagaataaatgtaaaaaaatatatatataaaagcattaaaacaacCACATTATTTCTTTCACCACAGACTGTAAGTTTGGAGATTTattgttgtaaatattttggaacaataaaacaaattttatcttaaaaaaagccTTACCCTCTTTTGCTGCCACTTGTAAAAGTCCACCACAGTGCTGCGCAGCTGCGGGACGAGGTCTTTACGGATCAGGTTGACGGACGAATCCGTCTGCTCTGACGTCACACCGACAGACGTCTTCAGCTTCCCGTAGAGCTCATGAATGTTGGACAATTCctgcaaaaggacaaaaaactcACAACTTCAATCCAGCACTCTGAAAACTGGGTATTACGCCAGAAAAATTATAAATCAGCAAAAAAGATTATAGCGGCCTCCTGGCCACAGCTGCAGCCCCTCAGTATGAATCACTGTAGAGACGGAGTAACAGTcgtttctttcctgtttttctttctgtttaattacggtttttaactttctttgctcACCTCCAGCAGCTCGATGTTGATCAGCTCCTGTGGACGACACGCTCGCTCAATAAACTCCTCACACAGCGCCGACTTCTCCAGCTTCCTGTTCTTCCTGAAGACGAGctggcaggagaggaggaggaggaggaggaggaggaggaggaggaggaggcagcagaaggggttgatttttttttaaaaagcaaactcaagaccaAGATTTAGGATACAGCTCAAatattattcaatttaaaaggtataaagaaaaatgatggGATATTATCAACTTTCTGATTAACAGTAATATTAAGATAactgattgtttgtttttggtaaatttaATATGATTTGTGAAAAAGAAAGGTAAATATAGAAATGTTGGCCATTTGTATCTATATTTACAGTAGCGTCTGTTATTAGTCAGAAGGAGGCAGGTGTTATAagattttcttcttcctgctcctgTTTGTTCACAGAACGTGTGGAAGTGTTACGAGAAAAAAGtgtatttggggtttttgtaaTAGTTTTGGAAATTTCACACTGAAATGGGCAAATAAACCGAATCTGAATGAATATTTAGGGTTTTAGGTGAATATCggttgtgaatgtgtgtatgctCACCGGAGTGGGCATGGCGGTGAAGTTAAAAGCTTTGAGGAACATGAGCTGTCGCAGGATGTAAACGACGTCCAGGTGCTGAGCGTCCACAGCGTCCCTCTCAAACTTCTTCATGTCCTCCCAGTCCTTCAGCGCCACCCGAATCTGCAGCAGGAACCACAATAAGAACTTTTATTTCCAGTATTAGTTTATGTAATTTATGACCGATAACGTGTTGCGTTGCTGACCTGCTCTGAGGGCGAGGCGGTCTGACACTGATACAGGCTGTACAGCAGGTAAAGTCCTCCCACTCTGATCTGGAAGCTGAACGGAGGCAGGAAGAAGGTGCAGGCGGCG from the Plectropomus leopardus isolate mb unplaced genomic scaffold, YSFRI_Pleo_2.0 unplaced_scaffold25798, whole genome shotgun sequence genome contains:
- the LOC121966758 gene encoding snRNA-activating protein complex subunit 1-like — translated: GTVKHEKRAFSRLILDAACTFFLPPFSFQIRVGGLYLLYSLYQCQTASPSEQIRVALKDWEDMKKFERDAVDAQHLDVVYILRQLMFLKAFNFTAMPTPLVFRKNRKLEKSALCEEFIERACRPQELINIELLEELSNIHELYGKLKTSVGVTSEQTDSSVNLIRKDLVPQLRSTVVDFYKWQQKRGGPGEDEDSGEGTSSQQE